The window GTATTGTCGTTTATTACAGTGGCATCGCCAAATAATGCAGCCCAGGTTACTGATCCCACTTGCCCATCTGCAGTGAGCGGCAAACCAGCAGCATCAAAGTTTTGAGTCTGAAAAAGCTTAACTGCACTTTCGGTATTTTTTCCGAAGTCTCCATCAACATCTATTGGACCAAAGTTTAAATCGTTTAATTTTTTTTGAATGGCAGTTACAATGTCTTTATCTGCTTCTTTCTTTTTAATAATTCTGTTTGGATAATTCATGTTTATTTATTTTAAGTTAAGGTTCCAAAAAATAATTTCGACTAGAATCGTGTAATCCATTTTGATAGACATCAAAACGAATAATAATGAAAAATTTTCATAGATCGAGCGCTATCGAAATTTAGCAAATCAAAATAAGCGGGACAAAACAATAATAAAAACGAATGAAAAAAAGTAGATTAAAGTATCTAAAAGGATTGAGCGGCATATAACAGTGAAACGAATTCAATTGATGGAGTAGATGGTAATTATCATATTTAGCTAAATAATAGCTCATTACAATATTTATATATGAATTTAAGATTTTATTTTTTAATAAAAAATTAATCTTAACAAAAAATTCACAATATTCACTTATGATTAATCCTATTGAATTGTAATCTCAATAACATGTAAATAATTTAATCAACTGTTTGTTAGGGAACCTCGTATATATACGCTAAACCAGTTTTTTTTTCTATCTACCTATTTTAAGTTATGACTCAGATCTTATTAATCGAAGACGAATTAATACAGTATGATACTGTTAAAGAAGTAATCAAAACATATCCAAATCTTAACTTACCATTCGTTGCGAAAGACGGTAATAAAGCTATCGAAATATTGCAAAAAAGGCATATTGAGGTAGATATTGTACTTGTCCCTTTAGAATTACCTCATAATGATGGGATAGAGATTACGGAAAAAATAAGAAAAATTCGTCCAAATTTACCCGTTATTCTTCTAACAAGTGTTTACCGGACAGAACATGTAATTGAAGCTTTTAAAAAGGGTGTTAATGGTTTTTTATCTAAAGAAATTAAAACACATGAGCTCATATTTGCTATATCTCACATAAATGACGGCGGCAAATATTTAAGCTCGGAACTAGCAGAAAAGTTAATAAATAAGGCAAGCGTAATTTTCCAACCACCTCAAAAAAAAATCGATGTAATTAATCTAGGAGATAAGGAAACTAGAATATTATCTCTGATTGCAGACGGTTTAACAAATTTCGAAATTGGATCACAATTAATGATGAGCAAGCGAACTGTGGAAGGTATACGTAAAAACATGTTAATTAAAACTCAAACCACTAATACCGCGGCATTAGTTAGTTTTGCCTACAAAAATGGAATTTTAAAATAAATACTTTAAAGCTTTACTTCATTTGTAAAAACATTTTTTAAACCATTGCTTACCAGTAATTGTTAAAAGATATTTAGAAATAAAACTTTAAATTGTGAAAGAAGATCATATTAAGAAAGCTGCAAGATTTGCTTTAGGTTCAAGTTTAATCCTCGCTGGTATAAGTCACTTATCAGTATCTAGAAAAGCTTTTCAAGCTCAAGTTCCAGATTGGGTACCATTGAAAAAAGATAATACGGTGGTATTGTCTGGCCTAGTAGAAATACTGCTTGGAGGCGCTTTGGTATTTGCAAGTAAAAAAAATGAAAAAATTATCGGTCAGGTTGCCGCAAGTTTCTTTACCGCTGTATTTCCTGGAAACATATCTCAATATACCAACAAGCGAACTGCATTTGGTTTGGATACAGATGGAAAGCGATTTATGCGGTTATTTTTTCAGCCTGTATTAATTTACTGGGCGTTAAAAAGTACAGGGAATTTGAAATAGCCTGCCAAGATTGGAAACTCAATAATGGTTGAGCTTCGAATAATTCTTTAAACAAAAAGGCCCGATAAAAATCGGGCCATTTTAATTGAATGTTATTTAAGCGATATAATTAGTTAAAGTTATAACGGATACCAAATTGCATATAGTAAGTAGATGAGATGGTTTGAGAAGTACCAAATGTTTCTCTAACGATATCACCATTTGCTTGTGCCATTCTAAATACTGGTTTTGTAGTTGCGTTAACGGCAGTAGCGTTTTGAGGAACTAAGATTGCAGTGTTATTTACGAAGTTTACATTACCCCATTTACGGTTCAACAGATTACCAACGTTAAATATATCAGCAGTAATTTGGAAAGAGTTTTTTGATTTACCAAAGTTTTTGAAAACTTCTTGAGTTAATCTAAAATCAAACTGATTTCTCCAAGGTGAAGTTGCTGCGTTACGTTCAGCGTACTGACCTTTACGAGTTTTCAAATAATCATCTTGGTTAATATAGTTCGCGAAAATTTCAGCTTGTTGACTAGCTGTATAAGTTTTTGTATTTGGAGCTGTTCCAATAACTAATGACGAATTAAACATACCTGCGATTTCAGAATCATTAGGTACATAAATTAAATCATTGGTTTGTCCGTCACGATTGTAATCAGAAGAATAAGTATAAGAGAATCTACCTTGTTGGCTTCCTTCATAAAATAAAGAGAAAGATGTAGCTAAATTGCTAAAATATTCTTTTCTGTAAGAGATGTTTGCGATAATACGATCTGGATTTAAATTACTTGAATAACTTAAAGTTGGTGTATTAGGGTTTCCTGCAGTTTGTGGAATAGACCAAAGATTTAACAATTGATCTCCACCACCATCACCGTAATTACGTTGATCAGAACGTGTATAAGCAACCATAGCACTTAAACCACCTTGAAATTGTTTTGTTAATTGAGCAGTTGCTTGCCAGTTATATCCACCTTTTGCATTAGACATTTGAATAACGTTGAAGCCTGAAGTACTTGTAGCTGCCAAAGTTGTTGCTACCTGACCAGCTGCGGTAAGAGACACATTTTGTCTTCCAAACACAGTGCTAGGATACATTGGTCTGTTGTCACCATATCCACTAACTGTAATTTGAGTTGGTTCAACTAGATTGATATTTTGTGCAACAGCAACATTTAAATCTCTACCATAAATACCTTCTAATGTACCTACAATGCCCCAAGGCAATTTAACATCAAATGCTAAACTAGACTTCCAGGTTTGAGGAAATTTCAAGTTTGGAGACATTACGCTAATACTACTTGGGATAGATGATCCGGCAGCAGGAGCAGCACTTAATAAATTAGGTGCAATACTTGGGTTAAATGATGGAGTATTTGCAACACCAGAATAGGTTTGAGTATATTGTAATAAGCCAGCATCTCCAGATTGTGAAACAATCCATACGAAAGGAACACGACCTGTAAATATACCAGTACCACCACGCACTTGGAATGAACGATCTCCAAAAACATTCCAATTAAAACCGAAACGTGGAGAATAAGAAATTCTATTTTCTGGTAAAACACCAGTATCAACTTTCTGACCAGCGAAATTTAAACCAGCAACTAAAGGATGTGTTCTGATTTCACTAACATCAGGATAACTTGCTTCTTCAACACGTAAACCTGCAGTTAATTTTAAGCGATCAGAAACCGTAAATTCATCTTGTAGATAGGCAGAATATTGATTGAATTTAAAGCTTGGATAAGCTTGAGAACCATCAGCAGTTAAAGGATATGTTACTGCGTAATTTGAAGGTTTTGCGCCATTCTGGAAATCTGCAAATGAGTTAAACACATAATAACCAGTTCCAAAACGTTGGAAACCGTTTTTAGTAGTACTAAATTCTGCCTGCACACCTAAAGTAATGTTATGTTTACCTAAAGCTAAACTTAAATCATCACTATAAGTATAACCTTTGACATCTCTTAGGTTACCAAAAGTAAATGGCTCGTAACCGAAAGTTGTAGCCACATTTCCAAGTGGATCTAAAATATCAACTAAAGGAAATGGTGAACTATCTGATGTTCTAGGGTCATTTTGATGTGAATAAGTTGCACGGGCAACATTTGTTAACTTACTTCCGAAACTCGATGTTAATTCAGCAACTGCAGAATATAAATTTGCTGCTTGAAAATAATTTGAGTTTGCAAATGATAATGCATTTACAGAACCTCTGTTAG is drawn from Pedobacter mucosus and contains these coding sequences:
- a CDS encoding response regulator, which encodes MTQILLIEDELIQYDTVKEVIKTYPNLNLPFVAKDGNKAIEILQKRHIEVDIVLVPLELPHNDGIEITEKIRKIRPNLPVILLTSVYRTEHVIEAFKKGVNGFLSKEIKTHELIFAISHINDGGKYLSSELAEKLINKASVIFQPPQKKIDVINLGDKETRILSLIADGLTNFEIGSQLMMSKRTVEGIRKNMLIKTQTTNTAALVSFAYKNGILK
- a CDS encoding DoxX family protein, translating into MKEDHIKKAARFALGSSLILAGISHLSVSRKAFQAQVPDWVPLKKDNTVVLSGLVEILLGGALVFASKKNEKIIGQVAASFFTAVFPGNISQYTNKRTAFGLDTDGKRFMRLFFQPVLIYWALKSTGNLK
- a CDS encoding TonB-dependent receptor, whose protein sequence is MKKSLLLRLALVIVAFVSLSVGAFAQVTTSSMTGTIKDAKGALPGASIKATHTPTGTVYSVSTNNDGRFTIGGMRVGGPYTIEVSFVGYRPQNQSEVYLKLGEPYLLNLVLADNSSTLAEVKVVGQGTNSVLNSNRNGTSTVVSRAQIQSLPTITRSVNDLTRLTPQANGTSIGGGNYRSNNFTVDGANFNNQFGIGQNIPAGGSPISIDALEQISINVTPFDVRQTGFTGGSVTAVTRSGTNTFSGNAFYTMRGDDQQGNRIGETYRIPVLQKLDEKNYGASFGGPIIKDKLFFFVNYEKKHTIQPGTTKIASTPQLPFGGVGTPSFVAKPTADFLNSVSALLQSRYGYDAGPYQGYSNISDNEKMFARLDWNISKNHRFSVRYNQVESQSPSNLSTSTTGAGVNFGATANRGSVNALSFANSNYFQAANLYSAVAELTSSFGSKLTNVARATYSHQNDPRTSDSSPFPLVDILDPLGNVATTFGYEPFTFGNLRDVKGYTYSDDLSLALGKHNITLGVQAEFSTTKNGFQRFGTGYYVFNSFADFQNGAKPSNYAVTYPLTADGSQAYPSFKFNQYSAYLQDEFTVSDRLKLTAGLRVEEASYPDVSEIRTHPLVAGLNFAGQKVDTGVLPENRISYSPRFGFNWNVFGDRSFQVRGGTGIFTGRVPFVWIVSQSGDAGLLQYTQTYSGVANTPSFNPSIAPNLLSAAPAAGSSIPSSISVMSPNLKFPQTWKSSLAFDVKLPWGIVGTLEGIYGRDLNVAVAQNINLVEPTQITVSGYGDNRPMYPSTVFGRQNVSLTAAGQVATTLAATSTSGFNVIQMSNAKGGYNWQATAQLTKQFQGGLSAMVAYTRSDQRNYGDGGGDQLLNLWSIPQTAGNPNTPTLSYSSNLNPDRIIANISYRKEYFSNLATSFSLFYEGSQQGRFSYTYSSDYNRDGQTNDLIYVPNDSEIAGMFNSSLVIGTAPNTKTYTASQQAEIFANYINQDDYLKTRKGQYAERNAATSPWRNQFDFRLTQEVFKNFGKSKNSFQITADIFNVGNLLNRKWGNVNFVNNTAILVPQNATAVNATTKPVFRMAQANGDIVRETFGTSQTISSTYYMQFGIRYNFN